A window from Bubalus kerabau isolate K-KA32 ecotype Philippines breed swamp buffalo chromosome 5, PCC_UOA_SB_1v2, whole genome shotgun sequence encodes these proteins:
- the LOC129653782 gene encoding putative olfactory receptor 8G3: MDPGNHSSVTEFILAGLTEKPELQIPLLVFFLGIYSVTALGNLGMITLIGLSSHLHTPMYYFLTNLSFIDFCHSTVVTPKMLVNFVTEKSIISYPECMTQLYFFIAFIIAECYMLAVMAYDRYVAICNPLLYNVIMSYNRCFQLTVTVYILCIIESAIHTGFMLRLYFCKANVINHYFCDVFPLLELSCSSISMNELLALVFSAFNVLIPVLTIIASYIFILSTILHIHSTKGRSKAFSTCSSHISAVAIFYGSAAFMYLKPSSVSSMDQGKVSSVFYTCIVTMLNPLIYSLRNKDVKFALKKILESGKCR, encoded by the coding sequence ATGGACCCTGGAAATCACTCCTCAGTGACTGAGTTCATCCTCGCTGGGCTCACAGAGAAACCAGAGCTCCAGATTCCCCTTCTGGTCTTCTTCCTAGGAATCTACTCAGTCACAGCGCTGGGGAACCTGGGCATGATCACACTGATAGGGCTCAGTTCTCacctgcacacccccatgtactattTCCTCACCAATTTGTCCTTTATTGACTTCTGTCATTCCACTGTCGTTACCCCCAAAATGCTGGTGAACTTTGTGACAGAGAAAAGTATCATCTCCTACCCTGAATGTATGACTCAGCTCTAtttctttattgcttttattattgcAGAATGTTATATGTTGGCTGTAATGGCATATGACCGCTATGTTGCCATCTGTAACcctttgctttacaatgtcatcaTGTCTTATAATAGGTGCTTCCAGCTCACAGTGACAGTTTATATTTTGTGCATCATTGAATCTGCAATCCATACAGGCTTTATGTTGAGACTCTATTTCTGCAAGGCCAATGTGATTAACCATTATTTCTGCGATGTCTTCCCACTCTTGGAGTTATCCTGTTCTAGCATCTCCATGAATGAATTATTGGCTCTAGTCTTTAGTGCTTTTAATGTCCTGATTCCTGTTTTAACCATCATTGCTTCCTACATTTTCATCCTCTCTACCATCCTTCACATTCACTCCACTAAAGGCAGATCCAAAGCCTTCAGTACATGCAGCTCCCATATCTCAGCTGTTGCTATTTTCTATGGATCTGCAGCATTCATGTACCTGAAGCCTTCATCTGTGAGCTCCATGGACCAAGGGAAAGTGTCCTCTGTGTTTTATACCTGCATTGTAACCATGCTAAACCCTCTGATCTACAGTCTGCGGAATAAGGATGTCAAATTTGCTCTGAAGAAAATTCTAGAGAGTGGAAAATGTAGATGA